The following are from one region of the Veillonella nakazawae genome:
- a CDS encoding efflux RND transporter periplasmic adaptor subunit, whose product MKFRYSRMLAALVVSAVMVAGCGSNQQQAGDVSVNAYKITASDAQVNQTYAGTVVAENSVAVHARVTGYVVEKYVKGGEQVVAGQPLYRIDSRQYEATLANAEAQAAQANANYKNAEVDLNRYETLAQQDAIAQQRVDTQRSTTEQAKAAYEAYEASVKIAQDNLGDTMVYAPYSGTLRMDDIDMGTFVQAGSTTLVTIDSIDPIFVEFSMTEQEYLDFMKNPTGDDSNGPNIQLKLADGETYNQPGSIVQAAKSLDQSTGKLVLKASFPNPDHLLLPNMFATVISPGQKIKNAILVPSRAILQIMDKNFIFVVNADGVVEQKSVEVGGTSGSDTIIKAGLAPGDTIIVDGLTKVKNGAKVNAKLLSKEQLKATK is encoded by the coding sequence ATGAAGTTCCGTTATTCCCGTATGTTAGCGGCTCTCGTTGTATCCGCTGTAATGGTTGCTGGTTGTGGCAGTAATCAACAGCAAGCAGGCGACGTGAGTGTCAATGCATACAAAATTACTGCAAGTGATGCACAGGTAAACCAAACCTATGCTGGTACAGTAGTTGCAGAAAACTCTGTAGCTGTACATGCTCGTGTAACCGGTTACGTAGTTGAAAAATATGTTAAAGGCGGGGAGCAAGTTGTTGCTGGCCAGCCATTATATCGTATCGATTCTCGTCAATACGAAGCTACTCTTGCCAATGCTGAAGCACAAGCAGCTCAAGCTAATGCAAACTATAAAAATGCTGAAGTAGACCTTAATCGTTATGAAACATTAGCTCAACAAGATGCTATTGCGCAACAACGTGTAGATACACAACGCAGCACTACAGAACAAGCTAAGGCAGCTTATGAAGCATACGAAGCATCCGTAAAAATTGCTCAAGATAACTTAGGCGATACAATGGTATATGCACCGTATTCTGGTACATTACGTATGGATGATATCGATATGGGCACATTTGTACAAGCAGGTTCTACAACATTAGTAACTATTGATTCTATCGATCCTATCTTTGTTGAATTCAGTATGACAGAGCAAGAATATCTTGACTTCATGAAAAATCCAACCGGCGATGATTCCAATGGTCCAAATATTCAATTAAAACTTGCTGATGGCGAAACGTATAATCAACCGGGTTCTATTGTTCAAGCCGCAAAAAGTCTTGATCAATCAACAGGTAAGCTTGTGTTGAAAGCATCTTTCCCAAATCCTGATCATTTGTTGTTGCCAAATATGTTTGCTACAGTAATTTCTCCTGGTCAAAAAATTAAAAACGCTATTCTTGTTCCTAGTCGCGCTATTCTTCAAATCATGGATAAAAACTTTATCTTTGTTGTAAATGCGGATGGTGTAGTAGAACAAAAAAGTGTTGAAGTTGGCGGTACAAGTGGTAGCGATACAATTATTAAGGCCGGCTTAGCACCTGGAGACACAATCATCGTTGATGGCTTAACTAAGGTTAAAAACGGTGCGAAGGTTAATGCTAAATTGCTTTCAAAAGAACAATTAAAAGCTACAAAATAG